TGCCATATTCGAGCGCATAATCCTCGGCGATGGTCGCGCCGGGCAGCTTGCCGTCCTTGCGGATCAGCAGCAGGCCGGCGCCGAGCCGCTGCGCCAGAGCGGCGCCGATGACGAAGCCGCGCGCCTCGACCCCGGCGACGAGATCGGGCTTGGCCTCGATCCGGGAGGCGAGCCGCTCGATCGCCGCGGCGAAGCCGGCCGGGTCGAGCAGCAACGTGGTGATGTCGCGAAACTGGACGCCCGGCTTGGGGAAATCGGGAATCGTCCGGATCAGCGCCTTGAGGTCGTCATGCTCCTGGATCATGCTTTGCGTCTCCAAGCAAAAGGGGCGCCGCGGATCGTGCCGCGGCGCCCCTTCTATCGTTCAGCCCTGCGGCCGATCCGCGATCAATGCTTCTTGTCGGCCCAGATGTTCCGGTACGACAGATAGGCAAGCGCCGTGGCGAAGATCAGGAAGATCAGCACGGCGAGGCCGGTACGGTGGCGGGCCTCCAGCTTCGGCTCGGCCGTCCAGACGAGGAAGGCGGAGACGTCCTGCGACATCTGGTCGATGCTCGACTTGGTGCCGTCGGCATAGGTGACCTGGCCGTCGGCCGCGATCGGCGGCGGCATCGCGATGTTGAGGTTCGCGAAATAGGGGTTGTAGTGCAGGCCCGTGCCCGGCTGGTTTTCCTTCGGCAGGTCGGCCGGCGGGTTCTGGTAGCCGACCAGCAGCGAGCGGATGTACGGGGCACCGCCCTCGCGCGCCTTGGTGATCAGCGAGAGATCGGGCGGCAGCGCGTTGTTGTTCGCGGCGCGGGCGGCGGTCTCGTTGGAATAGGGCTCCGGGAAGCGGTCCGCCGCGGTCGCCTTGCGGGTAGTCGCCTCGCCGGTGTCCGGATTGATCGAGGGAACCTCGATCGCCCACTGGTTGGCGATCGCCTTCACCTCGGCCTCGTTATAGCCGAGGTCCTCGAGGTTGCGGAACGCCACCTGGTTGAGGCCGTGGCAGGCGGCGCAGACTTCCTTGTAGACTTGGAAGCCGCGCTGCAGCTGCTGGCGGTCGAACTTGCCGAGCGGGCCGTCGCTGGCCAGCCTGAGCGGTTCGGGCTC
This portion of the Sphingomonas sp. LY54 genome encodes:
- a CDS encoding cytochrome c1, with the translated sequence MVRFIAALAGAGFILVLLISLITGASAFIAEGKTETVEHRFHKEPEPLRLASDGPLGKFDRQQLQRGFQVYKEVCAACHGLNQVAFRNLEDLGYNEAEVKAIANQWAIEVPSINPDTGEATTRKATAADRFPEPYSNETAARAANNNALPPDLSLITKAREGGAPYIRSLLVGYQNPPADLPKENQPGTGLHYNPYFANLNIAMPPPIAADGQVTYADGTKSSIDQMSQDVSAFLVWTAEPKLEARHRTGLAVLIFLIFATALAYLSYRNIWADKKH
- a CDS encoding adenine phosphoribosyltransferase; translation: MIQEHDDLKALIRTIPDFPKPGVQFRDITTLLLDPAGFAAAIERLASRIEAKPDLVAGVEARGFVIGAALAQRLGAGLLLIRKDGKLPGATIAEDYALEYGSDRLAMHVDACTPGAQVLLVDDLIATGGSALAATRLLRRAGASVTGASFVIDLPNLGGAERLRGEGFPVHSLVSFKGD